Proteins co-encoded in one Yamadazyma tenuis chromosome 1, complete sequence genomic window:
- the XYL2 gene encoding Endo-1,4-beta-xylanase 2 (EggNog:ENOG503NU8H; COG:Q), with translation MVSNPSLVLNEIKNLEFQTHQAPEATEDFDVLVEVKKTGICGSDVHYYLHGEIGSFKLNKPMVMGHESSGIVSKIGPKVTSLKVGDRVAIEPGLPSRFSDEYKSGHYNLCPHMCFAATPAPEGTPNPPGTLCKYYKCPEDFLVKLPETVSLELGALVEPLTVGVHASKLANVKFGDVVVIFGAGPVGLLAASVATVFGASAVCVVDIFDNKLQMAKDIGAATHVFNSKTEGGYTQLVKKLGKSPTVVLECTGAEVCIQMGVLALATGGRFVQVGNAQGYVKFPITEFATKELQLFGSFRYGYNDYKTAVALLEKNYRNGKENVIVDFEKLITHRYSFKDAIKAYEEVAAGNGAVKCMIDGPE, from the coding sequence ATGGTGTCCAATCCTTCCTTAGTGTTGAACGAGATCAAGAACCTCGAATTCCAAACCCACCAAGCCCCTGAGGCCACCGAGGACTTCGACGTGTTGGTCGAAGTTAAAAAAACTGGTATCTGTGGTTCTGATGTCCACTACTACTTACACGGAGAAATCGGTTCTTTTAAGTTGAACAAGCCCATGGTCATGGGCCACGAAAGTTCGGGAATTGTCAGTAAGATTGGCCCCAAAGTCACCAGTTTGAAGGTCGGTGACAGGGTTGCAATTGAGCCTGGTTTACCTTCTAGATTCAGTGACGAATACAAAAGTGGACACTACAACTTGTGTCCACACATGtgttttgcagccacccCAGCTCCTGAAGGAACTCCCAACCCGCCAGGAACCTTGTGCAAGTACTACAAGTGTCCCGAAGActttttggtcaagttgCCCGAAACTGTGTCTTTGGAATTGGGTGCTTTGGTTGAGCCTTTGACAGTGGGAGTCCATGCTTCCAAGTTAGCCAACGTtaagtttggtgatgtggTGGTTATTTTTGGTGCTGGTCCTGTCGGGTTGTTAGCAGCCAGTGTTGCTACTGTTTTTGGCGCCTCGGCTGTGTGTGTGGTTGATATTTTCGACAATAAGTTGCAAATGGCCAAGGATATCGGTGCAGCCACTCACGtgttcaactccaagacTGAAGGTGGCTACACCCAATTGGTTAAGAAATTGGGCAAGTCTCCAACTGTTGTGTTGGAGTGTACGGGTGCAGAGGTGTGTATCCAAATGGGTGTTTTAGCATTGGCTACTGGTGGTCGGTTTGTGCAAGTTGGTAATGCGCAAGGGTACGTTAAGTTTCCCATTACCgaatttgcaaccaagGAATTGCAGTTGTTCGGGTCGTTCAGATACGGCTACAACGACTATAAGACGGCTGTTGCgttgttggaaaagaacTATAGAAATGGAAAGGAAAACGTCATTgtggactttgaaaagttgattaCCCACAGATACTCCTTTAAAGATGCCATCAAGGCATACGAAGAGGTTGCCGCTGGGAATGGTGCAGTCAAATGCATGATTGACGGGCCCGAGTAG
- the ATP16 gene encoding delta subunit of the central stalk of mitochondrial F1F0 ATP synthase, atp16 (COG:C; EggNog:ENOG503P4TA; BUSCO:EOG092657H8), with protein sequence MFRQTLRQVARQSASVARRTYATEATSDALKLSLALPHQTLYSDSEVEQVNLPSVNGDLGILANHIPIVEQLRPGLLEIISKGGETEQYFVSGGIATVQPGNKLTISAIEAFKPDQFDVNEVKNLISDAQKRASSSDEVEAAEASIELEVLEALQTIAK encoded by the coding sequence ATGTTCAGACAAACCTTACGTCAAGTTGCCAGACAATCAGCCTCTGTTGCCAGAAGAACCTATGCCACCGAAGCTACCTCCGATGCTTTGAAGTTATCGTTGGCCTTGCCTCACCAAACATTATACTCAGACAGCGAAGTCGAACAAGTCAACTTACCATCAGTCAATGGTGATTTGGGTATTTTGGCCAACCATATTCCTATCGTCGAACAATTGAGACCCGGATTGTTGGAAATCATTTCTAAGGGTGGTGAAACCGAACAATACTTTGTCAGTGGAGGTATTGCTACCGTTCAACCCGGTAACAAATTGACCATAAGTGCTATTGAAGCTTTCAAGCCTGACCAGTTCGATGTCAATGAAgtgaagaacttgatttcCGACGCCCAGAAGAGAGCCAGTTCTTCCGATGAAGTTGAGGCTGCTGAAGCTTCCATTGAGTTGGAAGTTTTGGAAGCTTTGCAAACTATTGCCAAATAA
- a CDS encoding uncharacterized protein (COG:S; EggNog:ENOG503P7XM): MNLETKLNESLNDILRSSGYIFEIINKNKKQSNLITGSNNQLIPPIVTAQLGNSISRFEDILDDTIAKFNDAKWCVEQILESKQKQEELKLKEEERKKEEEIRKKMEEQRKLKEEEDRKKEAERKRQQEEDRKRLEEQEKDRKKRKEQEDEEERKRQAEAAAAQEQANQDKALFDDFIATDFDFNMNDIIESGDGQQGNSNGDDNNNINSGLDIPNPTDILSSINYPDLMDGLENNMGGSDNKGSSDHNDSGNNNNDDKNKPDLDLDVNNILGNNDSILDGLNMSLLDPTDDINPPDGNTFEEDFDVDNFLNQFAGND, from the coding sequence ATGAACCTCGAgaccaagttgaatgagtCGCTCAACGACATCCTACGCTCATCGGGGTATATTTTCgagatcatcaacaaaaacaagaaacaGAGCAACCTCATAACTGGCAGCAATAATCAGCTAATTCCTCCCATTGTAACGGCGCAGTTGGGAAATAGTATAAGTCGGTTTGAAGACATTTTGGACGATACTATtgccaagttcaacgacGCCAAATGGTGTGTGGAGCAGATCTTGGAAAGTAAACAGAAGCAGGAGGAGCTTAAGCTtaaggaagaagaacgtaaaaaagaagaggaaatcCGCAAAAAGATGGAAGAGCAGAGGAAActaaaagaagaagaggacCGCAAAAAAGAGGCCGAGCGGAAGCGACAGCAGGAGGAGGATCGCAAACGGttggaagaacaagaaaaggaCCGCAAAAAACGAAAGGAGcaagaagacgaagaagagagaaagagaCAAGCGGAAGCAGCCGCCGCACAAGAGCAGGCCAACCAGGACAAAGCTCTATTTGATGACTTTATTGCTACCGACTTCGACTTCAACATGAACGATATCATTGAAAGTGGTGACGGTCAGCAGGGTAACTCCAATGGCGATGACAACAATAACATTAATAGTGGACTTGACATACCTAATCCCACCGACATTTTGTCGTCCATCAACTATCCCGATTTAATGGACGGTCTCGAAAACAACATGGGCGGCTCGGATAACAAGGGTTCCAGTGACCACAACGATAGTGGTAACAATAATAACGATGATAAGAACAAACCTGACCTTGATCTAGATGTGAATAATATCTTGGGCAATAATGATCTGATTCTAGATGGGTTAAACATGAGCTTGTTGGACCCTACCGACGACATCAACCCTCCTGATGGTAAcacctttgaagaagacttCGATGTGGATAATTTCCTTAATCAATTTGCTGGCAATGACTAA
- the MCD1 gene encoding sister chromatid cohesion protein 1 (BUSCO:EOG0926115V; COG:D; EggNog:ENOG503NXWB) — protein sequence MYTSKLQEGPLAPVWMAANYEKKLTKQQLLNTNLITSTTLLNQPISSSENITLRLSGQLLLGIVRIYSRKTKYLLDDANDILFKLKNAFKFASGGVLLGSETGHRHQNINAGRSTITNIGSITLPDRVTRYDLLYQESLSLDDVNHRRSTGDPFSLFSQKEVSVSHDGDLDHSVEYGRFNGLDNDDDDNMMHDDLDFDLDFNNFDADDSIEVGRRETSVTNPELSSFDIDTGDSGNKFGLEFDAPLETIDENEANSPPDSNEPVTPSNESTLPVKEPVDSEEKLNSGITIEELKHLQYLQLNGDWRKESAIFRLSDNDKLLLIKELSEPAGFKKRKIWDLNTELTRLCNDVSTKETNALDTIGNFDQLNEEDQFQGSFDDFNFDLSLPEFGNEEGNEIDFDEQFPQLQLDNEAASSTKQIVDLIKSENTNQAIPFETIIERDSSCSEPLPLGTIKRGNSNVLNMKKEASKCFFELLALASRDCISIQQHPGDTDTDIAKNITISTRDNLFTAFT from the exons ATGTACACAAGCAAGCTTCAGGAGGGCCCGCTAGCGCCGGTGTGGATGGCAGCCAACTATGAGAAGAAGCTCACCAAGCAGCAGCTTCTCAACACAAACCTCATCACTTCCACTACCCTCTTGAATCAACCCATATCCTCATCAGAAAACATCACTTTACGGTTATCGGGTCAGCTTTTGTTAGGGATCGTGAGAATATATTCCAGGAAGACAAAGTATCTTTTGGATGATGCCAATGACattcttttcaagttgaaaaatgcCTTCAAGTTTGCTAGTGGAGGAGTACTCTTGGGCAGCGAGACCGGCCACAGACACCAGAATATCAATGCGGGTCGCAGCACCATCACTAACATCGGCAGTATAACCTTGCCGGACCGGGTCACGCGGTACGACTTATTGTACCAAGAAAGCCTCTCTTTGGACGATGTAAACCACAGAAGATCCACTGGTGACCCATTTTCGTTGTTTAGCCAGAAAGAAGTGAGTGTTTCCCACGATGGAGACCTTGATCATTCAGTTGAATATGGAAGATTCAATGGACTTGAtaatgacgatgatgataataTGATGCATGATGATCTTGATTTCGATTTGGACTTTAATAATTTCGATGCTGATGATTCCATCGAAGtgggaagaagagagaCTTCGGTAACAAATCCAGAGCTTTCTTCGTTCGATATAGACACTGGTGACTCTGGGAACAAGTTTGGGTTGGAGTTTGATGCTCCTTTAGAGACAATTGATGAGAACGAAGCGAACTCTCCTCCCGATAGTAACGAACCTGTTACTCCTTCAAATGAATCGACGTTACCCGTAAAGGAGCCT GTGGATTCTgaagagaagttgaacagTGGGATaacaattgaagaattgaaacaTTTACAATACTTGCAATTGAATGGCGACTGGCGTAAAGAGTCTGCAATTTTCAGGTTGTCTGACAATGACAAGTTACTTCTCATTAAAGAACTTTCCGAACCAGCTGGGTTTAAAAAAAGAAAGATATGGGATTTGAACACTGAATTGACTAGGTTGTGCAATGACGTGAGTACCAAAGAAACTAATGCTTTGGATACTATTGGCAACTTCGATCAACTCAACGAAGAAGACCAATTTCAAGGCAGTTTCgatgacttcaactttgatCTTTCATTACCGGAGTTTGGAAACGAAGAGGGTAACGAAATTGACTTCGATGAACAATTTCCCCAGCTTCAACTCGATAATGAAGCAGCTTCATCCACTAAACAAATTgtggacttgatcaaatctgAGAATACAAATCAAGCCATTCCCTTTGAGACAATTATAGAGAGAGACAGCTCATGCTCCGAACCATTACCTCTAGGAACCATCAAAAGAGGCAACTCAAACGTGTTGAACATGAAGAAAGAAGCCTCCAAGTGTTTTTTTGAATTGTTAGCATTAGCTTCCCGTGATTGCATTTCGATCCAACAACATCCTGGAGACACTGACACAGATATTGCGAAGAATATCACCATATCTACAAGAGACAATCTTTTCACGGCTTTCACTTGA
- a CDS encoding uncharacterized protein (EggNog:ENOG503NWED; COG:Z) — MDRQSILEQKRKRLEELRQRRLANNDEKYADNAVKEEAISKVIRVDASVQTQSDSPFRSNATSTINSLEITKFDKAVQTVNSTPNHPVQTSLIEVKDATQKESLDSILLDLNVNEKDLHSSLKSAVTLLHEVLATSIEPSVDSPAIQTDEEKGLIFVTTEVHAIKNRVPISIEVSTTPNEFLVNFNNNELEEFPGFAVIYRNLNGKVIPMKFLASLSPINCIKFDEFSPSKVIGGLTNGRVVIWELAESSGEDAVILPTLMSPSDYSNGNLHKVPITSISQISTEPNTFITTCLEGLINVWSTNFLEYPQFEGVSLPNNTEESLGILEQPFKSIKHAILLENGDKNVLKDHKFLNSMIISTETHGVHQLINDSKLGYIKSTIETKIVGSMTNIGYKDDSSLTALTCYDSNIYILNNHKKILKIATDYMVLGLFKRPTTQFQFVTFGLFDELEDKLTTVIDFWDLNVNTRSPLFSLRRPSSNHPTSGNFEKEGNIFYMGSSDGILSVLILDTNFITKGNNNDTIHEIV, encoded by the coding sequence ATGGACCGACAGTCGATACTAGAACAGAAAAGGAAACGATTGGAGGAATTACGGCAGCGTAGGCTTGCCAACAACGATGAAAAATATGCTGATAATGCtgtcaaagaagaagctatATCAAAAGTTATACGAGTGGATGCATCTGTACAAACTCAATCAGACAGTCCATTTAGATCAAACGCAACTTCAACTATAAATTCATTGGAGATCACGAAGTTTGACAAGGCAGTCCAAACTGTCAACAGTACACCAAATCATCCGGTACAAACTAGTTTAATTGAAGTGAAAGATGCCACTCAAAAAGAGTCCTTAGATAGTATTTTGTTGGACCTCAACGTTAATGAAAAGGACTTACACAGTCTGCTCAAAAGTGCGGTCACTTTGTTGCATGAAGTCTTGGCTACTTCAATCGAGCCAAGTGTAGACTCTCCGGCTATACAAACAGATGAAGAGAAAGGTTTAATTTTTGTGACAACAGAAGTCCATGCCATTAAGAACCGCGTACCAATATCTATTGAAGtatcaacaaccccaaacgagtttttggtcaacttcaataacaACGAATTAGAGGAATTTCCAGGGTTTGCGGTTATATATCGAAATCTAAACGGTAAAGTCATTCCAATGAAGTTTCTTGCTAGCTTGTCTCCTATCAACTGTATCAAATTTGATGAGTTTTCTCCTCTGAAAGTTATCGGAGGGCTAACGAATGGTAGGGTGGTAATATGGGAACTTGCTGAATCCTCGGGAGAAGATGCTGTGATTCTTCCCACTTTAATGAGCCCTAGTGACTATTCTAATGGCAATTTACATAAAGTTCCCATCACATCCATTTCACAAATCTCCACAGAGCCCAACACATTCATTACCACTTGCTTGGAAGGCTTGATAAATGTTTGGTCTACCAATTTCTTGGAGTATCCACAATTTGAAGGGGTTTCTTTACCGAATAATACAGAGGAATCTTTAGGGATACTTGAACAACCCTTTAAATCAATAAAACATGCCATTTTGCTTGAAAACGGCGATAAAAATGTGTTGAAAGATcacaagttcttgaacctGATGATCATTAGTACTGAGACACATGGTGTGCATCAACTTATCAATGATAGCAAACTTGGATACATCAAATCTACTATTGAAACCAAAATAGTGGGATCTATGACGAATATCGGCTACAAAGACGACTCGTCTTTAACAGCCTTGACATGCTATGACTCAAACATCTacatcttgaacaaccaTAAGAAAATATTGAAGATAGCTACGGATTATATGGTATTAGGACTATTCAAACGCCCGACTACACAATTCCAATTTGTTACTTTTGGATTGTTTGAcgaacttgaagataaaTTAACAACGGTGATAGACTTCTGGGATTTGAATGTCAATACTAGATCTCCATTATTCTCTTTGAGAAGGCCATCTTCAAACCACCCGACCTCAGGAAACTTCgaaaaagaaggaaataTTTTTTATATGGGGTCTTCTGATGGCATCCTTTCAGTTTTGATATTGGATACAAACTTTATTACGAAAGGAAACAATAACGATACAATTCATGAAATAGTCTAA
- the SLD5 gene encoding GINS complex subunit (BUSCO:EOG09264VZ7; COG:L; EggNog:ENOG503NXNA): MEVDDILRNFDTEVGQRSQKPKVDLYTSLSRVMLNERMAPEILPYQKDLLDEVLSRITNQQQLLLDSHEYGDVNIDSGIITSDYKLQLMIMETDIERLIRLSKLETFTIHYIRLTGERDDTKATLLSDEEQEYLTKYMGLLQSLYNNSILKKIPRELTYLDEVESDISMVTTPDVDEMVFIKVLRDETITIPLEDEDELQLEKDAVFVVKYGLISGYLNIGDVILI, translated from the exons ATGGAAGTCGATGATATTCTCAGAAACTTCGACACCGAAGTTGGTCAACGCTCCCAGAAACCCAAGGTTGACTTGTACACTCTGCTATCGCGTGTTATGTTGAATGAGAGAATGGCTCCAGAAATTCTACCTTACCAGAAAGATCTACTAGATGAGGTATTGTCCAGGATCACCAACCAGCAACAACTCTTGCTTGATTCTCATGAATACGGAGACGTGAATATCGACTCAGGAATCATTACTAGTGACTATAAATTGCagttgatgataatggaAACTGATATCGAGAGGTTAA TTAGGCTTTCAAAGCTTGAAACCTTCACCATTCACTATATCAGACTTACGGGAGAACGTGATGACACGAAAGCAACTCTTCTATCAGATGAAGAACAAGAGTACTTGACGAAGTACATGGGTCTCTTACAGAGTCTTTACAATAATTCTATATTAAAAAAAATCCCCAGAGAATTAACCTACTTGGATGAGGTTGAATCAGATATCTCAATGGTTACCACGCCCGATGTGGATGAGATGGTATTTATCAAGGTGCTTCGAGATGAGACTATCACAATTcctcttgaagatgaagatgaattacagttggagaaagatgcggtgtttgtggtgaaaTATGGTCTAATTAGTGGATATTTGaacattggtgatgttatATTGATATGA